In Mangifera indica cultivar Alphonso chromosome 7, CATAS_Mindica_2.1, whole genome shotgun sequence, the genomic window CAAAATTTATTGAAGGAGATGTCGTATGGAatgaaagagttgaaaaatcttcaaatattgACTAATTTTATTGTGGGCAAGGGCATGGATTCCAATTTGAATGATTTGATGTATTTAAGTATTCTTCGAGAGCTTCACATTACAGTATTAGAAAATGTGACTGATCCAAAACAAATAAGAGGGCAAATACTAAGCAATAAGAACCATTTAAAAGTGTTGTTGCTAGAATGGGGAGATCAAGTACTTAATGACTCAAGGAAACATGATGTAGAAATGCATACACTTGAGAAGTTAAGGCCTCCAAGCAATTTAGAAGAACTCACAATCAAAGGCTACGGTGGTGAAAATTTCCCATCCTGGTTTGGAGATTCTCAATCACTCTCTAATGTGGTAGTCCTACGATTAGAAAACTGTAACAAATGCACATCCTTGCCTTCCCTTGAAATGTTGAGCACACTTGAAGACTTGACCATCAAAGACATGAAAAGTTTGAGAAGAATTTGTTTCACAATGCCTTTGAAGTCATTAAAGGTTCTTCGTTTTGAGAATTTGCAAGAATGGGAGAACTGGGACACTTGGAAGGGAAATGAAGATGTTAAAGGACTCGCTCAGCTTCTCAAGCTTTCCATTATAAAATGTCCCCAACTTAGGAGAAACTTTCCTAACCATCTTCCTTCATTGATGAAATTGGTTATTAGGGAGTGTGCAAAGTTGGTGGTTTCATTATCAAGTTTGCCAATGTTTTGCAAATTAGAGTTTGATGGCTGCCATGGACAAGTGCGCAATAACAATATGATTGATTTTAAGTCGCTGAATTCTTGGAGTCTTTCAAATATTCATGAGATTGAAGTTAAATTAAAACAAGGATCCCAGAGAGTAGAGTATTTGGATATTGTTGAATGCCCAGAGATCATAGATTCATGGCAAAGTTTGGCTTATGTTGAGAAGCCGCTACAAGGTTTGCATGGACTCACCTTCCTCAGTAAGCTATCTATAGAAAATTGTACAAGAGATCTTGTTTTTCTTGAAAACACcaattttcttccaaatctaaGTTCTCTTGAGATTAGAAAATGCCAGGCTCTAAAATCATTAGCAGAAGGGTTGAAGCAGAAGAATTTGGAAAGATTGGTAATTACAGAATGTGACTCTCTAACATTCATTGAAAGTGGTACTCTACCTTCTTCTTTAAGAAGGCTTGAGGTAAGATTTTGTAAGAAATTGgaatttttgaaggatttaggCAGTTCCTTTGTTGAGTACTTGTCCATTCATTCATGCAATTTTCTCATATGCACATCTTCAGAAAGTCAATTACCTGAGACACTCAAGGAACTTGAAATTTCTGGCTGCCATAAGCTCAAAACATTGTCATCTAGGAGTTTGTACTTGCCTAAGGCACTTTCTTCACTCTCTATTCAATTCTGTTCAGGGCTAAAATCCATCGTTGAATCTTTCGATAATAGCAAGAGTCTccgaaaaattaatttaaggtACTGTGAAAACCTTGAATCCTTACCTTCAGGTCTACACTATATTCCCTGTCTGGAGAATATTTGGCTGCATGGATGTCCAAAATTGTTGGTTGGAGAAGAAGTTCCCACAAGCCTAATAGAACTCAGCCTTGTTGGAGATATGAAATTTGAGAAGCCAATGATAGAGTGGGATTTGCAGAACCTTAGAAGagtttatatttatcaatgtgAAGATGCTGTGTCAATTTTACAAGAGGACAAGGGGATGTTGATGCTTTCCTCTCTAATTTCTCTATCCATTGGGGATTGCCTCAAATTGGAACATCTATCTTCCCTGATCTTTCAAAGCCTCATCTCTCTTGAAGATTTCACAATCTATAATGTCCCAGAGCTGAAATCTCTTCCAGATTTGTGCAGCCTCACCTCTCTTACAAAATTCACCTTTGAGAGATGCCCAAGGCTAGAATCTATTCACAATCTCAGTAGCCTCACCTCTCTTAGATGCTTGTTCATTTCAGAATGCCCAAAGATCCAATCCATTCCAGCCCTATGCAGTGTTGAAGATTTGGCAATCTCAAAATGCCCAAATCTCAAGTCCCTGAAAAGGTTGCCATCCTCACTTGTGTCCTTACGTATTGGAGATTGTCCATTGCTTAAAAAGCAGTGGAAAAGGAGTCAGAGAAAATATTGGTCAAAAATTGCTCATGTTCCGAAGGTTAAAATAGATTACAAATTCATCTTCAATTCAAAGGAGGCAGAAAGTGCTTAATCATCTCATTTCATTCgaggtttgtaatttttttaatccaaatttttatCTAATACAGCATTTTCTGATCCTCTGCTTCAAATTTTACCAACTTATTTTTACTTTCACTTAGCAGATCTTTTGCCTGGTATGAAATTCTGAGCTCTCAAGATAATTCTCACAGTGGAGGTTCATTAGGGTACCTGTCAACTCAATTCTAGTTGAATTTAACACTTCATGTAAACATCACAAGATCACTTCATTTCTGCAGAATCTGACCTTGAAATTCAATAGATCAGGATGTGTCCCTGGATCAATTCTTTCCCAGAGAAGGCTTGCTTGAGTGACAACAAATTGGTGCAACCTTTGAGGATAGATGTTAGGATCCTAAATATAAGATTTGAGACTTCGATCATATATTAGAAAGTATAGGCTTCTACCATGGGATTTATATGGCTTTTTGCTCTCCAATCAACAGCTGGCTTTCAAGATGTAGTTCTCCAATATTCATATCAATAGATTTCACAAAATCTCCTGAGGAAACTAGATGAGGTAAATTACATGACCTGCCTGCCCACTTCAAGTCTTTACGTGAGATGCAACTGTAAATCATGTACCAACTGTTCTACATAAATTTCAGCTgccatttaaatatattttttctttctttttcagttGCTCCAAACCATGAACAAAGAAGCTTTATCTTTTCCAGGAAGTATCATTTCAGATGGAGAGCTGTTGCTTGATATCTCCTAGTTATTGCTACCCTCACAGCAAGAAATGATTCAGTTTGTCTTCCGGAAGCTCCATTAATCCTGCttcagaatcataaaatttaacaagCAACATGATTCCTTGTCAGTAGATCTTCAAGGACCCAGCTCTGCTAATTTTGCTTCTACATGGTGTATCTATCGCAAGACTTTGATGACAGTCTTTTTCTCAGTGTTGattgattaaacttttgatCATAGTTTTAACAATCAGATCGACCGGTTGGTTCTAATGGATTGCCAGTAGCCAGTTCAGTCcacaagtaaaataaatattttgtttgtttttgcaaTGGTCATTGTATGGCTTGggatttttctatttaaactgtattttagatattttggATATTACACATAgtgttattatttgataacaTAAGTGACTTGTCAGCAAAAATCATGGAAAAaaattaggtatacaaataaattgtttaaatttatcagCACAAACTAAGGCTATAGTTTATTATTAGgtgatgtatttttttatttttcttttattttaaaattacctaatcaaatatatatactttgaaTTACGACAAAATTAgacacaaaagaaaactataAGGGGAAAGGAgaatttcccacctaagttttggtaaaatggtaaatatatacctatagcaaatgaaaaactcaaatacctatccaAGTTTTAATCTGTTAAGATATACCtacaaattttctgttagagttaagagataaaatcgttattttatcaatagtattaaaataattaaaattatatctcattcccctcttggtttaaaaaattaacatttctccctattaagttttaaaaaatttattttttcccctaATTCCAAACCTGAAATCTGGTCATTTTCTTTGGAGAACGGTGGACCAACGGCAGAGAAACAGGATAAAGCCGTCCAAAAGATAACCTCTGAACGATGACCGTCGTCCAAGGATGACTACAATggtctagatctggacgacgctcgtcATATAATAATGCTCCCGTCAATCGCTGATCGCCAGAGAGaaggatgaagaaaaaatttagggatttggagaaaaaatacatttttcaaagttcagaCATGGggttaaatataaatttttaaaacttgagaagaaaaaaaataaaattataatttttaatattattaaataacgattttatctttatatttaacaaaaaatttaatgataatttcaatataggtgagtgtttaagtttttcatttgttatgGGTGTATTATtaagattgagctaaaacttgtgTGAGAAATAATGATTTGCCCAAACTATAAATATTAGCAGGTACAACCACTATGTTCCACCCAGTGTTTTCATAATTGACATTTCATGTTGTACATTGATCCCCTTAatgtttctaaaatttgaaaaaaaaaaaaaaaaaaacttctttaTTTCTATGCTTTAGGTGTCAAAATCTAcgataaaagatttataaaattgtaaaattctAGTGCTTCGCGGGGGGTTTTCTGTTATTTTGGAAACTACAAGAGTATTTATAT contains:
- the LOC123220508 gene encoding putative disease resistance protein At3g14460 yields the protein MSFLVEPVVSELFNGLFEILGLKDVRDFARQLVGGVDSELENLKTKLEMIQQVLYDAEAKQLSERAVKRWLDDLQDWAYDAVDILDQFAYEALRRKLKPKHQARSSNVSSYLPASLTSPLFGVRMGSQIKDISSSLEKLRNQRIQLGLQVTLGGTSSTPTAHKRPDLSSSVQPEKFVYGRDEDEAKLVDMVKTHQQTGANFRVISIVGMGGIGKTTIARKIYNHLQEMEDLKFEKKAWVCVSDNFDVLTISKALLQSIDSTSFIPNNLNEVQIKLRETVTQKRFLLVLDDVWNDIYAEWEILMSPFMNGAAGSTAIVTTRLENVASAIRSHFTHRLKPVSNDHCWQLFQEHAFENGTAGDAQRITDSIRKRVIERCRGLPLAAKTLGSLLRSQRIDAWQNILNSKVWNTSTESDVLPALRLSYHHLPCHLKRCFGYCGLFPKDYEFEKKELAFLWMAECIAQPSYKQLDMALAGRYFDDLCSSSFFEKSSDNCRKYVMHDLIHDLAQSVFKEIGFRSEQAIVKLPEKFERLRHFAYIPYEYDSRNKFIELEKVKGLRTFLPVFMRPNYARSSDCYITAMVVFDLLPKFKKLRVLSLERYYITHLHDSIGGLIHLRYLNFSYTMIRSLPESTSSLYNLQTLLLKDCYCLMELPSNLRYLTNLCHFDISGQNLLKEMSYGMKELKNLQILTNFIVGKGMDSNLNDLMYLSILRELHITVLENVTDPKQIRGQILSNKNHLKVLLLEWGDQVLNDSRKHDVEMHTLEKLRPPSNLEELTIKGYGGENFPSWFGDSQSLSNVVVLRLENCNKCTSLPSLEMLSTLEDLTIKDMKSLRRICFTMPLKSLKVLRFENLQEWENWDTWKGNEDVKGLAQLLKLSIIKCPQLRRNFPNHLPSLMKLVIRECAKLVVSLSSLPMFCKLEFDGCHGQVRNNNMIDFKSLNSWSLSNIHEIEVKLKQGSQRVEYLDIVECPEIIDSWQSLAYVEKPLQGLHGLTFLSKLSIENCTRDLVFLENTNFLPNLSSLEIRKCQALKSLAEGLKQKNLERLVITECDSLTFIESGTLPSSLRRLEVRFCKKLEFLKDLGSSFVEYLSIHSCNFLICTSSESQLPETLKELEISGCHKLKTLSSRSLYLPKALSSLSIQFCSGLKSIVESFDNSKSLRKINLRYCENLESLPSGLHYIPCLENIWLHGCPKLLVGEEVPTSLIELSLVGDMKFEKPMIEWDLQNLRRVYIYQCEDAVSILQEDKGMLMLSSLISLSIGDCLKLEHLSSLIFQSLISLEDFTIYNVPELKSLPDLCSLTSLTKFTFERCPRLESIHNLSSLTSLRCLFISECPKIQSIPALCSVEDLAISKCPNLKSLKRLPSSLVSLRIGDCPLLKKQWKRSQRKYWSKIAHVPKVKIDYKFIFNSKEAESA